A stretch of DNA from Acidimicrobiia bacterium:
GCGGCGATACCCTCTGCCCACAAGCGACGGAAGGTCGGGCCGGCGATGCGGACCTCGACGGTGGAGGGGTCGACATGAGGAAGCCGGTCGTGCACGGCTTGCACGTCGATGCCGCCGGCCAGGAGAAAGTCGAGTGCCGTGACGGCGTTCGCCATCGGGCGAGCCTACCGATGGGCGACCGTACCGCCCCGTCCGCCCTCTACCATGCTGTCACTCCACGAGGAGCCGGAATGTCGAGGCAATACGACCACGCCGACGTCGAAAAGCGCTGGCAGGAGAGCTGGGAGGCAGACGGCCTCTACCGCTCGGTCGTCGATTGGGACAAACCGAAGCACTACGCGCTCACGATGCTCCCGTATCCCTCAGGCGACCTCCACATGGGGCACTGGTACGCCATGACGCCGTCCGACGCCCGCGCCAGGTTCATGCGCATGAAGGGGCACAACGTCCTGTTCCCGATCGGCTTCGACGCCTTCGGGTTGCCGGCGGAGAACGCCGCCGTGCAGCGCAACGTCCATCCCGCCAAATGGACCCACGAGAACATCAGACACATGCGGGGCCAACTGCGGTCGATGGGAGCCATGTTCGACTGGGCCCGCGAGGCGGTCAGCTGCGAGCCCGACTACTACACGTGGAGCGAGTGGTTCTTCAAGCAGATGTTCGAGCACGACATCGCGTATCGCGGTGAGGCGGTCGTCAACTGGTCGCCGACGCTACAAACGGTGCTGGCGAACGAGCAGGTCATAGACGGCAGGGACGAGCGCACCGGCCAGCCCGTCGTGCAGCGGATCATGGAGCAGTGGTTCTTCGCGATCACGAGGTACGCCGAGGAGCTGCTCGGCTTCGAGGGCATCGACTGGCCAGAGCCGATCAAGACGATGCAGACCAATTGGATCGGTCGCTCCGAGGGCGCCAGGGTCACCTTCCAGACAGAGGCCGACCCGATCGAGGTCTTCACCACCCGCCCCGACACCTTGTGGGGTGCGACGTTCATGGTTCTCGCCCCCGAGCACCCGCTCGTCGACTCGCTCACGACGGACGAGATGCGCCCGGAGATCGACGCCTATCGGGAACAGACGGCGAGGCGCACCGAGCTGGAGCGCATGGAAGCCGAGCGCGAGAAAGGCGGTGTCTTCACCGGCGGACACGCCATCAACCCCGTGAACGGAGCGCGCCTCCCGGTGTGGATCGCCGACTACGTGCTGCTCTCGTACGGAACCGGGGCGATCATGGCAGTCCCCGCTCACGACCAGCGCGACTTCGAGTTCGCCAGGCAGTTCGGGCTCGACATCGTCCCCGTCATCCAGCCTGCGGGCGCGGCCCCGCTCGTTGCCGACGACATGGCCGAGGCGTACGTGGGTCCCGGCGTGATGGTCGACAGCGGACCGATCGACGGAGCCGAGACGACCGACGCCAAGGGCAGGGCCAACCCTTCGATCGCGGCCGCCATCGACTGGCTCGAGGAGGAAGCGGTCGGCGAGGAGGCGATCAACTACCGGCTCCGCGACTGGCTCATCTCCAGGCAGCGGTACTGGGGCTCGCCCATCCCGATCATCCACCGCGAGGACGGTGGGATCGAGGCGGTGCACGACGACGACCTACCAGTCGTTCTGCCGGAAGACGTCGAGTTCCAGGGGCGTAGCCCGCTCGCCGAGTACCCGCCCTTC
This window harbors:
- the leuS gene encoding leucine--tRNA ligase; translation: MSRQYDHADVEKRWQESWEADGLYRSVVDWDKPKHYALTMLPYPSGDLHMGHWYAMTPSDARARFMRMKGHNVLFPIGFDAFGLPAENAAVQRNVHPAKWTHENIRHMRGQLRSMGAMFDWAREAVSCEPDYYTWSEWFFKQMFEHDIAYRGEAVVNWSPTLQTVLANEQVIDGRDERTGQPVVQRIMEQWFFAITRYAEELLGFEGIDWPEPIKTMQTNWIGRSEGARVTFQTEADPIEVFTTRPDTLWGATFMVLAPEHPLVDSLTTDEMRPEIDAYREQTARRTELERMEAEREKGGVFTGGHAINPVNGARLPVWIADYVLLSYGTGAIMAVPAHDQRDFEFARQFGLDIVPVIQPAGAAPLVADDMAEAYVGPGVMVDSGPIDGAETTDAKGRANPSIAAAIDWLEEEAVGEEAINYRLRDWLISRQRYWGSPIPIIHREDGGIEAVHDDDLPVVLPEDVEFQGRSPLAEYPPFVETTDSEGQPARRETDTMDTFMCSSWYWFRYLSPHFQAAPFDPEEAAYWLPVDTYTGGAEHAVMHLLYARFFVKAMRDMGVFDDTVAVMKEHDRDPAGLFDEPFMILRNQGQILGEERTGDVVVVNGEWLDGRIVATSVRVDGAAQAGLITGELKRRTENVLQVEVDGDLVTVEVPASAVVDIATIPGDNDVTQLKHHLDVQRMSKSRGNVVSPDDLVALYGADTMRTFLMFAFEWQKGGRWDGRGIVGARRFIEDVWKIGTAEYQSIASSGDVALLRSLHQTILKVEADLTDFKWNTAVAALMSLRNDLTQHLNVVATASPEVWSEAVDTLLKLLAPIAPHVTEELWHLRGNPGSIHLEAWPVADEDLARDETVTMVVQVNGKVRDRIEVSADISEDEARQRALATGNIQAWLAGGEVRTVIVRAPRLVNIVV